From a single Lolium rigidum isolate FL_2022 chromosome 7, APGP_CSIRO_Lrig_0.1, whole genome shotgun sequence genomic region:
- the LOC124670354 gene encoding uncharacterized protein LOC124670354 encodes MGLCLSSSGAAVAAVQADGVAASTAMVLLSTGELREYPPRTTAARVLEESVEAGAGWFLCDADAMGFDGGVSAVEGAEELRPGQIYFVLPAEARLNGLRKEDIAALAVKASAALVKKSSTGRRRRGVSVSPLVFAPPEEKVDQTAAYKTVPALAAKRRQVARAKSAGRMQTRFAPDLSAIPECDASE; translated from the coding sequence ATGGGTCTCTGCTTGTCTAGCAGCGGGGCAGCCGTGGCGGCGGTGCAGGCCGATGGGGTGGCCGCGTCGACGGCGATGGTGCTGCTTTCGACAGGCGAGCTGCGGGAGTACCCGCCCCGGACAACAGCCGCAAGGGTGCTCGAGGAATCCGTGGAGGCAGGAGCCGGCTGGTTCCTGTGCGACGCCGACGCGATGGGGTTCGACGGCGGCGTGTCCGCCGTCGAGGGGGCCGAGGAGCTTCGCCCGGGGCAGATCTACTTCGTGCTCCCCGCGGAGGCCCGGCTGAACGGACTGCGGAAAGAGGACATCGCCGCGCTCGCCGTGAAGGCCTCCGCGGCGCTCGTCAAGAAATCAAGCACCGGACGGCGTAGGCGCGGCGTTTCCGTGTCGCCGCTCGTGTTCGCCCCTCCGGAGGAGAAGGTCGACCAGACCGCCGCCTACAAGACCGTGCCGGCGCTCGCGGCGAAGAGGCGGCAGGTGGCCCGCGCGAAGAGCGCCGGGAGGATGCAGACGCGGTTCGCGCCCGACCTGAGCGCCATTCCCGAGTGCGACGCCAGCGAGTGA
- the LOC124672357 gene encoding uncharacterized protein LOC124672357, with translation MGLCMSSSAAAVAAVQADGAAASTAMVLLPTGELREYPPRATAAQVLQESVEAGGGWFLCDADAMGFEGAVSAVGGAEELRPGQIYFVLPAEAGRNGLRREDMAALAVKASAALVKKASSGRRVRAGSVSPLVFAPPEEKIDQSTAYKTVPALAAKRRQVARAKSAGRMQTRFAPDLTAIPECAE, from the coding sequence ATGGGTCTCTGCATGTCTAGCAGCGCAGCAGCTGTGGCGGCGGTGCAGGCCGATGGGGCTGCCGCGTCGACGGCGATGGTGCTGCTGCCGACGGGCGAGCTGCGGGAGTACCCGCCCCGGGCCACAGCGGCGCAGGTGCTCCAGGAATCTGTCGAGGCAGGAGGCGGCTGGTTCCTGTGCGACGCCGACGCGATGGGGTTCGAAGGCGCCGTGTCCGCCGTGGGCGGGGCAGAGGAGCTCCGCCCGGGGCAGATATACTTCGTGCTCCCTGCAGAGGCAGGCCGCAACGGGCTCCGCCGGGAGGACATGGCTGCTCTCGCCGTGAAGGCGTCAGCCGCGCTCGTCAAGAAAGCCAGCAGCGGCCGGCGGGTCCGCGCCGGCTCTGTGTCGCCGCTCGTGTTCGCCCCTCCGGAGGAAAAGATCGACCAGAGCACCGCCTACAAGACCGTGCCGGCGCtggcggcgaagaggcggcagGTGGCGCGCGCGAAGAGCGCCGGGAGGATGCAGACGCGGTTCGCGCCTGACCTGACAGCCATTCCCGAGTGTGCGGAGTGA